AtccatttactttttttaggCGAATAAGTTCTAATTTCCTTTTGCAGTGGCGCTTATTggtaaaaaatcaatagataTTTGGCAAtgtgggaaaaaaattaaaggtggCGCTATCTGAGGTACCGGAAAGGTATAGGAAAATTCAAGTCTCTAACGGGGGTTCGGGGTTCGAATTTCACTGTCACCAATGTGAAGCTTGACTCTCCGGCGAGAGTAGGCTTCCAGAATAAGATGAGATAGAGAGGGGAATTTTAGGTAGACTTACAGTGGGCGCATAGTGACAACTAGCGGCGGTAGAGTAGAACGCGGCGGGTCGGGGCACAAAATAGTTTATTCAACACAAACACTTACACTTACAAAGTTAAAAGAACTTGTCGGGTTGAGCACTAAGAAAAGACTGAATTCGTTAGGGTTTTGGAGGGACATTTTATACGGGAGAACAAGGTCAGTTTAATTCAACATACGGGGaaaggtagagaatattttagtgtaaatttaacacttAAGTGTAAAAAGGTACCGGGTAAGGGTTTTCGGGTTAGGGTTCTCCGTGGGAACCAAGGTCGCACATCGGAGGTGTGAAATCGGCGGTGGTAAAAAGGTTCGCGGCTGGCCGTTCCTTACAGTAGGAAGTACACAGCCAATCGACATTTTTTCCTCGTTTTGGAGAACATCTAGCGCCTGTGTGAAAGGCTCCATAATCCTAACGTACTCAATCAGAAATTCTTCTTCAGTTTTAGTTAAAGGCGCAATGTTAAAGTGATGGAAAACTTCTGCAAGCTCCTCATTTTTCGACCCTATCAGCTTTGTTACGCACTCAACGGAGTCGAAGAACGAGTTCCACCTAGTGACATTGTAGAGGACGAAAAGGACACCGAGTTTACTCTTGATGTAATCCGACGCCAAAGAGCTGCGTGCTTGCTTGTTCCATATTGCTTGAAGTTTCGCTTCAATGCGCCTCTTTAACTTTTTGAAAGCAGCGTTGGAGATATTGCTAACGTCAGTAGTCGCGATTAAGTTCAGTAAGTGACAGGAGCATCTCATGTGTCGCGGGAGTTTGATTCGTTCTTTTTCGGTAACAGCCACATTGATGTTGTCGTCGTCAGATTCTTCTGAAGTGGTGGCTTCCTTATCTGCACACTCCTGTGAATGACGATCAAAAATCTCTCCAATGTctataaaatcaaaatcatcgtcgtcttcaagatcttcttcatcttcatcttctGGTTCTGATGTTGCTGTGTTGGGTCCAAAGACGTTAAAAGCTTTCAAGAAGTTACTGCCATTGTCGGTAATTGTGCAATTGACTTTAGAAGAAATGCCAAATTCTTTATGAATGCTGTCAATTAATTTTGCTATGACATCAAAGGTGTGAGACCCAATCACACGGCGTACAGCCAAACAGGCACTGCATCTTGACAAGTCAGATCCAAGCCAATGCACCGTCATCCCCAAGAAACTTCTTCTACGGCCTGACCACAAATCGGCCGTCGTTGAAACATGAAGAGCTGATCCTAGGGCAAGAATTAAATTTGTCTTCGTATTTGAATATTCGGTATGTAGACGCTCAGTGAAATGTCCTGTTCTTGACAACTAATTTGCCTACAAGGCTGCCCATTAGATCCCGAAAGCCTTCTCTCTCCACTTCCCTTATAGAAAGCGAGTCTTTTATAATGaatttctgtaaaattaaaGCACAATGTTAGCATAAGACTTCACAAATTATAATGATGTAATATAAACCAATACCATTATTTTGGTGTCAAGATCTGCTTGTGTTAGGACCTGTTTATTTGTCGTGGACTCCTTTAGATTAACCAGGTGTTTATCCATACTTTGACATGGAGATGTTTTATCGTTGGCTGCACTTTTACCAGCTGTAAAGGCTGCATTGAAGTCACTTAACCTGGCACGATGATAAGTCTAAGAAATGAAATGTTAGTTACTAACTAGTTTCTTTGGTAAAATAATAATGCTGTGAGTGCACACTTACAGTGATATGTCTTCGTGCATTCATCAATGAAGAGTGGAAGACTGTAGTGGTTCTTGTTGAGGGACATCCGAGTAAACATTTGTATACTGtgcttttttcatttgaagttatttttttcaaaaaattttgaggGCACAAATACAACATATGGTGATGCTTTAGCTCGAGCTTGACTCTTATTTCCAGAACTGGGAGTTTGACTTGATTCCACATGGACactacaaaaaatttttgttgaatGTTAACTATTTcaccaaaattaaaagtgATTTACTTACACTTCGACATCGACATCTTTACTCGATGACGGTATGGCTTCGGCTTCGGCCTCAGCCATAATCAAAGAAACAAGTAAATTAACCAAAGGAATGAAAAGCCTGAAAGGGTGAAATTCGTGAACTGTTCCTGACTGTAACAGACGACTTGTGACTGGCTGAGAGGCGGCATGGCTTCTTCCTAGATAAATGGAAGAAGTTGTATTACTGACTCCTAGATGGCGCTGTGAACGCTGATCGAAATTGATCAATTCAttttcgatctcgatctcgatcttgGGCGTTGATGATCTATCGTTCACGATCAGCAAAAACGGATCGATCGGTCGCAATCGATCTCGATCAGCAATCGATCGCGGCAACTCTGGCTACAAATAGCtattgagaagaaaaagaaaagatacacaagaaacaccaaaataatttcagtaATTCGAAACATTCCTAATAGAataggggagagagagagagaaaaacaaaacaaatacaacgggTCGGGTAACAGTTATAAACGCTCTTCCACCTCGGCCTCATGAATAGTCAACCGACCTTCCAATTCGACTATGCGTTGAGTCAAGGCTTTTATGGTTGCCCCGGTTTGACGCAAATAAACGAACAGACTTGCTCCCaaaccaaagaataaaatCGCTATAACTGCTACTAATTCGAACGGGTACCGAACTGTTTCGGGTTGCCCCGCGCCCCGTCtagctttctcttcttcctcaatGATACGCAGATGTTCCCCCATGAGGGCTACGTGACCTTGAATCATCGCACGGCGCGTCAGTATCGGCTGGCTTTTCTGGGTTCTtgtccccccctccctttctagTATAGTCTCACTAGCCTCGGGCGCTTTCAAAACTTGCCCTACTTTTTCAAGCTCAGTGAGCGACGGCAGTGACGCGTTGTTCAGTGCATACTTGACATTCTTCCTGAAgcttgcttgaaaaatccaattatCCAGGTGTGCGGTACACGACATTGGAACttcaaagacatcaaaaggttttcttctaattaaagtgttaaccttttcacgactttgcgggcaagttattgttattgttgtatcTTCAGTAGTTGAATAACCCCACCTCCTATGGCCTAGATATACAGTTTGTTGGCCAGGCCAAGGTGAAACATGAGTCGTGCACTGGGTGCGACTACGGGCCTCGTCCTTTACAAACAAAGACATTGCACACCCGGGTTCCCTGTGTTTCCGATTAATAGCGCTACTTATCGGACAAATTAAAGCCGGTGACATTAAACAACGAGATGCATCGTCTGCTGATAACTCTACAAAGGCTTGTCTATCAGTCGCTACGGCAAGAAATGGTGGAAGAGGATAAAATTGTGCACCTTGTGTGGCATTGTCTATAGGGCGCGGCTAACTGATTACTTTATAGAGTGGAAATCGAAAaggaaaatcaaaaacaggtaaatgaataaaaattctaagaCCATTATTAACCGCAGCCACGACTACTTTAGCTTCAGTGTACACCCTCCAGACATCGCCCTTCTGAATGGATGGACTCAAGGACCATCCTGACGGCAGCACAGATTAAATTTCTTTCAGGGCGGCTTGAACTTGCTGCGGGGGGAAAAGGGTAGCTGGTAGACGTTCCATAGCCATAGCAGCCAATCCAACGGCAAAGTTATCCATCACCTCTTCGATCCATCCCACGGCGGACCCAATTTGACGGAACGCATCTCCAACTTTTTTGGTATCATTCCATTGCCTTTCGATCTCTTTCACCACCCCGTCCAttttgttgtccattttccaGGCCTCTCGTTCGATTTTTGCAAAAGCCATCTGTAGCTCGGCTACGGCGTCGCCACTTGCCTTAGTCTCCCACAGCGTCTCGTTAATGAGAGAAGCATGAACTTCCAGGGCATGCACAATGGATGTCGAAAGCCTGTATTTGAGGCTCCGTCGAAAGCTTATTGATCCGGCCGTTCACGTGTTCGAGATCTTCTGGGGTAGAGACCCCAAAAAGCCAGTTAAGAAGTCGACCTCCTCCATCCACTAGGCCACGTTTCACTCTCGTGTCTTGCACACCGACGGCTGTTTTTAGTTCATTCCAGCGCTGATGAACCTTCCGcaatttcaacaattcttcttgTGCCCATTCTTTCACATGTTGTTGCAATGCCTGTTTAAACTGTGACTTAACTCCGTCGTAGTGATCGGACATGGCATTCACTCGAATGTCTAACCACTTGTATAACGATTTCACCACTTGGTCCACTGTATCAAACGTAAAATCTGTCACTACAACCCACTCCGAGTCGGAGAAGGCTAAGTCTCCTTCCGACTTGAAGATCACCCTTTGATAGGCGACGATCTCGCTGGCAGCTACCGGACCCGGACCTGACATTACGGTAAGTAAAAACATCAACGGGAAAGCCAGTAAGAATGTTTTCCTCGGTGCCCGTATTCTCGTAGAGCGTCGAAGGCCGACGCCTTCGGGTGCGATGGCTGTAGCATGTGACGGCCCATCACGTGCAGCGGGAGTGTCAGCCGGAGAGTTCCGGTTCATTCCTCTCGGTTCCGGTTCACGGACTCCTGATGAGCTCCCAACGGCAGCTCCTCGTTCCGGCGTAGGAATGCTAACGCAATCGATGAACGGTTTCATACGTTCCACATGAACGATTTCGGTTGTAACCGTTCTTCCCAGCCGCAGCTCGTAGTTACTAGGAGTGGTCTGTCGTACGACCGTGTACGGTCCCAACCAACGATGTAAAAGCTTCTCAGATTTTCCTACCTTTCTGATAGGCTTGTAGATGAGTACCTCTTTTCCAGGCAGATATGTCATCGCCTTCCTCCGGCCCTCGtcgtaaacttttttttgcttccgcTGCACAGCAGCAGCGCGAGCCTGTACTTCCAATCGGGCCTGTTGAAGACGTTCCACCGCCCACTCGGACGGATCCCGGTCAGGTGGAGGTACCAAATTCGGATCCGCGTTCAGATCGCCATCGATGGGGAGAACAGCTTCTCTTCCGTACACCAGGTAGAATGGAGTTCGTCTCGTACTTTCATGACGGCTGGTGTTGTAAGCGAACGTTACGAAAGGTAACGACTCGTCCCAATCCTTATGGTCGGAGCTAACATACATGGACAGCATGTCAGCTAGGGTGTGGTTCAACCTTTCCACCAAACCATTTGCCTGGGGACGATAAGCCGTTGTCGTACGGTGGTTCGTCTCCAGGGCCTGCAACACCTTTTGAGTTACCTCAGCAGTGAAGCAACGCCCCTGGTCGGTCGTCAACTGGCGTGGAGCTCCATGTCTTAACAGCACAAATTTCACCAAAAAATCGGCTACCTCCGACGCATCTGCTGAAGGTAGAGCTCGAGAGTCCGCCCACTTGGTGACGTAATCCACGGCTAccacaatacttttattcccACTCTTGGACAGTGGAAAAGGTCCCAGAATATCCATTCCCAGTCTCTCGAATGGACGTTCActtctttgaatttccatAAACCCCGCTGGTCGCTGGTAGACTGGTTTTCGGGACTGGCACTCCCGACACGCCCGCACAAAATTACGCACGTCCTCGGCCAAGGCCCACCAGTAGTATCTACCCCTCACTTTGTCAAGAGTACGAGTGACACCTAGGTGGCCGGCGGTAATGTCATGATGGCAAGAGCGCATTATCTCGTTTTTAAAGGATTGAGGCACACATAGTCTTAGTAGGAGGCCGTCGTCAACGACCTTCGTCTGGAACAGCAGACCGTCCTTAAGGCGATACTGGCtgtattttcttcctttctccaGACCCGCGAAGACTTGGTCCCACTCCACTTGCTGCGCTTGCTGAAACTCACTCTTACTTTCAGTGTCAATACTGAAGGCAGCTAGAGTACAATACAGCTGTTCGTCGAGCTCCTGCGGTGCGTCGACCGGATAGCGGGAAAACACATCTGCATCCGTATGAAATCTTCCATTACGGTGTATGATCCGTAGTAGAAATTCCTGAAGCTGTAGGCTCCAGCGAGCTAAACGTCCGACTAGATCCTTCTTGGTGAGTAACCAACACAGAGCGTGGTGATCGGTCACCACCAAAGTATCCATTCCCCATATGTAAGTGCGGAATTTCTTCACAGCCCAAACCAAAGCGAGACACTCTTTCTCCGTGATCGAGTAATTCGACTCACTTGGGGACAAGAGGCGACTCGCGTAGGCCAGGGGCCTCTCAATGTTATTTACGTGTTGTAGTAACACCGCTCCCAAACCGTAGTCACAGGCGTCAGGGTGTATCTCGAACGGCCTTGTAAAATCGGGATAGGCCAAAGTGGCCGCACTCACTAGAGCCTGCTTCATCAGCTCAAAGCTGACTTCTTGCGACTCTTCCCACACGAAGCAACCAccctttttaaacatgtccgtCAGGGGTTTGGCGGTGTGTGCAAACTGAGGAATGAACCGGCGATAATACGAGCAAAGCCCCACAAAGCTACGTACgcacttcaactgttcacttGGCTTACATAGGGTCGACGGAGAAGGAAAGTTTGCGACcgcattaattttttctggGTCAGGCCTAACTCCATCCCCACTAATGACGTGGCCCAAAGCCTTGACTTCGCTGGCCCCAAACTGACACTTCACCAGCTTAATTTTCAACCCGGCCTTCCGCAGGGCGGTCAACACTTGTCGCACTCGCACCAAGTGTTCCTCCGCATCAGCCGcgtagatgatgatgtcgtTCAGGAAACGAGACAAATCGTCCATCTCAGACCGGTTAAAACCAAATCCATCATGCGTGGGAACGTCCCCGGTGTGGAGGCCAACCCGAAGGGCATAACCAGAAACTGATAAAGCCCGTCGGGGGTGACAAACGCCGTCTTGACTTTATCCTCTTCGTTTAGTGGTACTTGCCAGTACCAACTCTCCAGATCCAGCGTCGAGAAGATGCTAACGTTCCCCATCCGAGACAGCGTCTCTTCGATCCTCGGCAACGGGTAAACATCCTTTACGGATATGGCGTTGAGGTGGCGATAGtccacacaaaaacgccaacttccatcctttttctttactaAGACCACAGGTGATGTTGAACGTTCAATTACACTTCGGCTCAGCATTTCGtccacttgtttctgcacAATAGCCCTCTCTTTCCAAGCACTCTTGTAGGGAGACTGATGTACCGGCGTGGCTGTACCAGTAATTATGCGATGCTCTGCAACCTTGCACACCCCCAGTTCTCCCTCCTTCAACACAAAACTAGTGTCAAAATCCTCGAGTAGCTCAACCATCTTCTCCACATCAGCAGGGGGAAGCGTCGATGCTACTTGAGCCCGAAAAGCTTGACGAGGAATAGGGGTCACTCTCGGCGTAGAATCTGAGTCGCTTATTGACTCAGCTGAGTCCTCCCCAACATCGTCACCCAGTGAATCTGGCGTTTCCCCTTCATCCACTGCGACAATGGAGGGTTCCACAGCCTCCATCTGCCCCAAAACGTTTCCCTCCCTTAGATAGGCGCGCCGATTGGTTAAGTTAACCATCAACACTTGTCCTAACGGTTGATCCGAAGACACCAGCACTTTACCCGCCGTCAGCCCCTTGGTTTGAGCCAGATGTTCCGAAGGTTCAATCATCCACGTTGTTTCATTGAGAGTCGTGGTTTCTATCTCCAACGGAACAATGGCTCTGGGCGGAAGCATTCTACCCGTCTTCGTGACCAATCTAGGTGCTTTCACGGCCTCCAGTTCTGCGATTACGTTCACGGGTAACTCTCCGAGCAATAATTCAGCGCCATTTGGGACGTAATTTATTTGGAGCCGCTTGAACTGGCTCAAAAAATCGTTGCCCAGCAGTAACTCGATCCCTCTCATTTCCAATAGAATTACTTTTCCACTGGCCTTCATTCCTTGAGGTCGCCCCGAGTTTCCCCGTCCACCCTCCGGCCTGGGAGATTTTGACACGCGTTTTAACTCGGCGATCTCAGCTttcaattccaacaccaggtcTCTCAACTCGGTCCCCGCTTCCTCCTTTGGAGGAGGTAACCCCTTCATTGGTCCCAACACGCTCACAGCCCATTCTGGTCGAATAGCTAACTCCGACGCTTCCGTGTGCAGCTGCACCGCAGTCAAGAATTCCGCCGTAGTTCTCGGGCTAGTCACCCAGATCTTCTCGACAAGGGTAGGCTTCAAACCACGAAACAGATAATCCACTTTTGCCTCTTCCAACATCCCTGGGTCTACCCTCCGACACAAATCGATGACGTCGTAGAAGTATTCCACCCCTGATTCGTCTAACCCCTGCTTCCGCTGTCGTAACTTTGCCTCTTGATAGCGACCATAATGTTGTGGCTGAAAGGCGCGTAGAAATCTCGTTCGTAGTCCATCCGCCCCAGGACAGGCACAGCCACCACCCCGGTGCTGCTGCCACTGCCGGTGTATCCCGCCACACCGCCGGCGCTCCCGAGCAGAGAAACCCTTTCCTAGCTGCTCCATCCAGCTGCATCCCAAAATTCTCGGCCATTTCAGCTGCTCCCCAGCGGTTATAGAGAGCCGTACTCTCATAACGCTCTAGCCAATCCACTGCATCCTTATCCTTCCTCCCGTAGAAGATCGGAGGAGCCCGGTACTTCAATTGGGGAGCAGGTGGTCGTTGGGCCACGACTACTGGTGACGTGGCCCGAGAACCCGCTGAACTGCTTGACGACTCACTCAcaagctcctcttcgtctaccgactcTGCAAGTGATGACTCTCTCGAGGATATGGGTCGGCTTCTCCAACCGTGCCAATCCGAGTCCTCCTGGCTGGCGCCCTCTTCCGGCTCGGAAGTCGCTCTGAGCCCTACCGCGTCCTCTCGTAGGTCGCCGGAATCCCACTGAAGTGACTCCGTGTAGTAGGCCCCTTCTATCCCCGCTTCCACCAAGTTAAGCCTACTCTCGGCCCTACTACCTCGCAGGGGTGGATAGGTAGCGGATCGCTCTCTTGCGCCCGCCTCTTCTCCTGAGTCGTCTGGATTTACGACCGTCCGTTCTCCTAGACCGCTGTCTCTCGGCCTCCGCTGTAGCAAGAACTTCCGATAATTGCACCCCCGATTCGCCCTCTCTCCAGAACTCCCAACCAGATTCCCTGATTCAGCTCCGAGGCTCGGGGCGGGGTGACTAATCGCTAGAGAGGTTTGCGTCCCAGTACTAACACAAACTTTGGTCGTAACTTCCGTTTGAGCTTCCGTTACTTTGGCTCCCCTACGTTCCCTTACTTCGCCCTCGGGTGACGCTTCAATCCCCCTTAACCGTTTACTTTGCCGCAGTGGACCAGTACTCATCTACACCCGATCATTCAGGAACGACGAACCCCCGTTAGACCTATTTTAACCCGCATAAAATAAGACAAGATCTGCTCTCTTACTTGAGTTGTGGACGTTCAAACGAATAAGAAACTCGGCCAGGCCTGTGGTCCTATgcccaagcaatttaaggtacCAATACCCGCTGCTCACACCTTCCCCCCGGCCTCAACAGCACCTGCCTCCTAGTTTCTTGCTCTCTCACTTCGTCCCCTAACAACTCAGAATCAAGCACAATGATCTTACCTTATTTTACCAGGAAGgtctaccctgcatctccacaatgtaacgagttatcgccgatgggttcggtgaATTAATATCGGTGTATTCAATCTCTTCAACACTCAAacactacacaaagtaaacataactgTTCTATCTAACTACTGGCGTcgaaggtctacactacagtcccatttatagtctttcaggcgtgggaaagggtCAGTCGGCCAATCCgatgcatcagcaatcggatgacactcgaatgacacttccgtcggtcgtttgtctatccgttacagttataacggatggcgagagttctcttacaatgatgcgtgaacgctacaatATAATTATTAGGTATACATCCAATTTTAGTTTAATTATGCTTACTTTGGTCAGATCACTCGTTGCTTTCTGATGAATCCATTTCAATTCCaagttgtttctttttcaaaacggTCGCACAGGTTTTTACAGCCTTTTTAGTCTCGAACTCCAGCGCGGACAAGGACGCATTTTTGAACGCAATTCCCTCTATGAAAGTAATTAGTACAtgagataaaaataaaaaaaattttatgtaaAAAAGCCTACTAAAAACTGCCTCTGTCACTTTCGATTTCTTCAATCCATATTTCTGTGGCTGACCTGTGCGTGGTTTACCATTCCAGTTTACAAAAACTCTAACTTCAAGAGTGAGGACACTTTCCCAAGCCCGTTTGACACAATCAGAAAGCGTTAGGCCACCAATTTGTTTTACGAACCGTACCTGAAATAAAATCATTACGATGAGCCATGAGCAAAGGAAATAATTTGAAATAGTGTTTTCAAGTACCAGTTTGAAGAATTGATCAAGATCCTTGGTTAGCACTTCTTCGTACAGCTTCAGTTCATCAATGGTTTTGACGGGTAGAAGAGGAATTTCCACAGTCGCAAGAGGCTCattttcttgagttgaagtCGATAAATTATCAACCTTTCCTTTTAGCACATTCACCTCAATTTTCACTTGATCGAGATTGCCTACAATTTTGGATAAGAAGCTCAGAACTTTTACTTCGAACGGCGGTTCGTTTCCAGTTGTTTTGGGCATAGCAAAGGATGATGCCGATCTTGATTGCTGTGTTGTGACGATTGCCTGAGAAGGAACTGGCAGCAACGGTGTAAATGGCGGAACTTGCTGGACATGGGGAGCAGGAGTATTACTCATTGGTGCTAATTGCTGGCTTAAGCTGTTGCCATGAAGTTGGGCAGGGGGCCCACTGCCTGGAATACTTGTACTGCGTTGTGTTTGCGTGACAGGGTGAGAAGGCAGTGGCAACAAATGTGTGGATGACGGAAGTTGCTGGACATGGAGAGCAGGAGTACTACTCATTTGTGCTAGTTGCTGGCTTAAGCTGTTGCCATGAAGTTGGGCAGGGGGCCCACTGCCTTGAATACTTGTACTGCGTTGTGTTTGCGTGACTGGGTAAGAAGGCAGTGGTAACAAATGTGTGGATGAACGAGGCAAGTGACAATATCCGAAAGAAGAAGCTGGTTGTTGGTGTTCGCCAGCAACAAAGACGAATGAAATTGGCTGCAGAACAAATGCTTGGTATAATTTGTCTTTATCAATTAGTTTAAATAAACTAACATATTTATAAAATCTTACAGAGGAATTGTTGCTGGATTGTCGAGACAAGAGTGAAGCTGCTACCAGTGATCCCAACACCATCAACGATCCTCAACCAGTCATAGCTATACCTGAATTGGTAGATGATCCAGTTCAACAGCACACACCAGATATTAATAGTATTGGAGAGAATGTAATCAATTTAGTTGATGGAGCATGCCCTTATGCTAGTGAACATTATTCATCTGCCGAGAAAATTGAAGAGGATAACTGTTTCAGTGATGCAGATTCTTACCAAGCATTCGATGACGATGATGGTGAGCAGGCGTGTGAATTATTAAGTGACATGCAAACTCTGCTCAGTTCCGACGAAGAACAAATTGATAAGGAAAAAGTTGAAGAAAATGCAAGAATGAAAAGTTCCCTAGCAGAATGGGCGATTCAATGCAACATACCAAGATCTCACGTCAACAACCTTCTTCGACGACTTAAGTCTGACTATGGGCTAAATTTACCAATAGATAGCAGAACTTTGCTAAAAACTATGAGGAGTAAGCCAAATTTGAGATCCGTAATGCCAGGACAGTATGCGCATTTTGGTTTGGCAAAAGGACTGCTTACATTGTTTTCGTACCACAAAATCGACAGCGCCGTCaccaaaattcaaattatCATTCATGTAGATGGAATACCAATTTCAAAAAGCAGCGGGAGCCAGTTCTGGCCTATCCTTTGTTCGATACATGGCTATAAAGAAAGTAAGGTGGTCATCATCGGTATATACCATGGGCTTAAGAAACCCGCTAACGTCAATGATTTTCTCTCCGACTTCGTATGTGAAGCAATCAAAGTGCTACAAGAAGGTCTTAAATATGATGGAAGAGTACTTGAAGTTCAAATAGCAGCTCTCGTTGGCGATGTATGGTTATAATGGTATATGCAAGATGTATGGTTACAAGTGTTGTTTCACACAATGAATATTTTAGTTGTCACAAGTTTAAAACGAAAGGAGTCTGGGCCCGGACCGTACTTTCCGCGTGCGGTGGCAGGGTGGCATATCCTGAAGTGAACGCACCTCTAACGAGTGATGCATCTGTCCGTGCGCGCAGCCAGCCAGGCCAccacaatataaaaaaagagaaatcaattattaaaaaattgccGATTGATCTAGTAAAAGCAGTTCCTATCGATTACATGCACAATGTAAGCATAGGTGTTCAAAAAAAGTTGCTACCCATTTGGTTATTCTGAAAAATGGATCGAACAAGATTGACAAATGCGCAAAAAAAGTCGGTTTCTGATTTTTTAGCGTTCATTAAAGAATACTGTCCAGTTGAATTCCCGAGAAAAGCAAGAACTTTGGACGATTTTCCACACTTGAAGGCTACCGAGCACAGGAATCACTTGCTCTACTTCCTTCCTGTTGCTCTTAAAGGCGTCATATCCAAAAAGATGTACGACCATTACATGTTATTTCATGTGGCCATCAAGATCCTGACGAACTCGAAACACTGTCAAACATACGCCACCTATGCTGAGAGCCTTCTCATGAAATTTGTTAAGGATTGTGTTTCAATTTATGGAGTAAAGTTCATCAGCTATAACGTGCACAACTTAATCCACCTTCCAGTCGACGTACAAGAACATGGCTCCCTTGATAGCTACAGTGCATTCCCATTGGAAAATAAACTTCAAACAATCAAGAATTTAATGAGAACAAGTGCAAATCCACTAGCCCAAGTGATAAGGCGTCTGAAGGAAATAGAAGTAATTTATACCAACGATGACTACGCCTCACCCTCGTCAACAGAGACTTTGAGTTATTCATGTGAACATTCCAATGGGACAActtctattatttttaaaggttaCCAGTTCGTGAAAATTCAGCCAAGAAAAGTGACAATATGTACAAAACGCCCTAATAACTGCGTGTTTTTGAATGACGGCAGTGTAGCATTAGTAAAAAATATTCTTAAAGGCACAGACGGGCAAATTTCActgtatgtaaaaaaatatttaaaaaatgatgatCTTTATACTAGTCCTTTGCCTTCTCGTACATTCCAAGGATTGGTTGTATCTGAATTATCGACCGAGCTTGTTATAATAAATGTCGATTATGTAGTGTGTAAAGCGAT
This sequence is a window from Daphnia magna isolate NIES linkage group LG7, ASM2063170v1.1, whole genome shotgun sequence. Protein-coding genes within it:
- the LOC123474494 gene encoding uncharacterized protein LOC123474494, with product IQGSGPPAQLHGNSLSQQLAQMSSTPALHVQQLPSSTHLLPLPSHPVTQTQRSTSIPGSGPPAQLHGNSLSQQLAPMSNTPAPHVQQVPPFTPLLPVPSQAIVTTQQSRSASSFAMPKTTGNEPPFEVKVLSFLSKIVGNLDQVKIEVNVLKGKVDNLSTSTQENEPLATVEIPLLPVKTIDELKLYEEVLTKDLDQFFKLVRFVKQIGGLTLSDCVKRAWESVLTLEVRVFVNWNGKPRTEGIAFKNASLSALEFETKKAVKTCATVLKKKQLGIEMDSSESNE
- the LOC116934715 gene encoding uncharacterized protein LOC116934715, which produces MNEASDNIRKKKLVVGVRQQQRRMKLAAEQMLAATSDPNTINDPQPVIAIPELVDDPVQQHTPDINSIGENVINLVDGACPYASEHYSSAEKIEEDNCFSDADSYQAFDDDDGEQACELLSDMQTLLSSDEEQIDKEKVEENARMKSSLAEWAIQCNIPRSHVNNLLRRLKSDYGLNLPIDSRTLLKTMRSKPNLRSVMPGQYAHFGLAKGLLTLFSYHKIDSAVTKIQIIIHVDGIPISKSSGSQFWPILCSIHGYKESKVVIIGIYHGLKKPANVNDFLSDFVCEAIKVLQEGLKYDGRVLEVQIAALVGDVWL